The sequence below is a genomic window from Pleurocapsa sp. PCC 7327.
GCGCCTGAGATGGGAGTCCAGGGATCGTTTTCTCCCCACAACACCAGTAGAGGCTGCTGCACCCGTGGCAATAATTCTCTTGGAGTCGGACCCGCAGGTGCAGTTAAAACGGCAGCAAACACCTGTTGAGCGCCGGGGTCGCACGAGGGTTCGTAGAGCATATCTACCAGTTCGTCTGTTACTGCCGCGCGATCGCTATAGACTTGGAACAGAGTGTTGCGAATGCGATGTTTTTGACGAATATTGTCAAAAATAAACTTGCCCGTCAGCGGCGAACTCACTAGCTTTGTAAAAATTCCCATCACCAATCGCAAGGGAGGATTTAATTCGTCTGGACGGTGATTGAGTCCTCCCGCACTATTAATTAACACGCCACCTGCTGCAATTTCTGGATATTCTGCCATGACCTGCAAACAGAGCAAACCGCCAATAGAGTTTCCTACTAATACCGTCGGTTCTTGGATGTGCGCTTCCCAAAAATCTCGAATTTGTTGTCCCCAAAGTTCTACCGTATATTCTCGTGCTGGTTTATCCGAACCCCCAAATCCTAATAAATCGAGGGCAAATACGCGATAACCTGCCTCAGCGAGGACGGGAAGATTTTTCCGCCAATGTCCGATAGAGGCACCAAAGCCATGAATCAGCAGCAATGGCTGTCCGTCTCCCATGACAGTATATCGAATTTTGTTTCCTTCCCAAATCCAAGTCAGCTTTTCAAAAGCAGTAGGTGATAGGTGTTGAGCGATCGTTTGCATTTTGAATTTTGAATTGACCGATTGACTGTTAAGTTTCTTAAACTCTCTTTGATGATACAAGAATTCACGGGGGATGCTATCTGTCGATAGAAAAGAGCAGTAATGGTAGAGATGGCATTAGGGGTCAAGAGAGCAATAATACGATCGTTTTTACCGACAGTTCTCCCGTAACACTCAATTTATCGGGTCAAGCTGGAAAGTATGATGGTAAACCTCTCGTTATTGTTCAAAGTCAGCAAGCAAGCCATCATCTGGGTTACGATAGCAGTTAGCTCCTACGACCCAGATTTCTTTACAACGCAGTCGCTCTCTGAGAGCTTGAAGGACGCTAATTTCATATTGCAACAAAACTCTAGAACACCGAGCAGTTTTGGGACTAAGCGGCGATAGTGACGGCTATAAGAGGAGCAAATAATGGGATGGACTTTCTTATGAAATTTTTCACCTAAGCTTGAGTGTAACAAATGTCAGTAACCGTCGAACAAGACTTAAAAGAAGTCCTAGCTAGGATCGACTCTAAGCTAGATAAATTAGATTCAAAGCTAGAGCAAAAGATTGACAATCTACAAAAAGATGTCAGTGACATTAAGCTCGAGCTGGCTACGACTAAGGGCAATGCCAAAGCGAGTGAAGAAAAATTGTCAGGACAAATAAAAGCATTGGATGAAAAGTTATCGGGACAAATCAAAGCTTTAAGCGAAAAAACAGACGGATTGAGCAAAAGGTTAGATTCAACCGAATTTATCAATCGTGGGATTTTTGTCGGGCTTATTCTTGCCATACTCGGCGGTTTTGCCAAATTATTCGGTTTGGTCGGCAATCCTTAGTCGCGCCTGAGCAAGCGACGATTCACCGATCGTCTGTAGCGTTCTTTTTTAACGTGAGTTCGACGGAAAAATCTAGGCAAAAGAAAAGCTGAGATGTAAACTCAAAATGCTTACTCTATAGACATCTCAGCTATGACAGATATTGTATCTCGTCTCGATATTACTCAAATATTTTGTGAGGTAGACGACTTCTATCAAACTTTTGAACGACATTGGCTTTCAATCCCTCTATTGACGGCTCAGAGTGGGGAACGATTGTGTCGCTCTCGTTTAAGCTTGAGTGAAGTAATGACGATTGTGATTGCTTTTCATGGCTCTGGCTATCGTACCTTCAAAGAATTTTACCTACGACAAGTTCTACCGGGCTGGCGCAAAGCTTTTCCTCATCTGGTCAGTTATACTCGTTTTGTGGAATTGATGCCTTGGTCGTTGATGCTGTTGTGCTACTTTGTACAGACCCGTCGAGGAGAAGTAACTGGCATTTCATTCATTGATTCGACCCCAATCGAGGTATGTCATCCTTGCCGTTCCAAGAGCCATCGTGTGTTTGAAGGTTTGGTGGGCTGGGGCAAAAACTCTGTCGGTTGGCACTATGGGTTTAAGCTGCACCTAATTATTAACCAACGAGGCGAGTTGCTGGCTTTTAAGTTAACCCCAGGTAATACTGACGACCGTAAGCCTGTACCTGACTTAACTCAAGATCTGATTGGTAAGTTATTTGGCGATCGCGGTTATATTTCTCAAGAGCTATTTGAGCAACTTTACCAGCGAGGACTCGAACTGATTACACGACGCAAGAAAAAGATGAAACAGCAGTTAGTGCGGTTAATCGACAAAATTTTGTTGCGTAAACGAGCCTTGATTGAAACCGTCAATGACCAACTCAAGAACATTTCTCAAATCGAGCATTCGAGACACCGAAGTGTTTGGAATTTTCTAGTCAATCTCTTAGCTGGATTGATAGCTTACACTTACCTACCCAAAAAACCTTCTCTCGATTTAGAACCCTCAGGCTTACCAGCCCTTCCTCCTGCCGTCTTTTAACCTTATCGAACTCACGTTTTTTTAGAAATAGTATTAGGTCGGGAATGGGTGTAGAAGTCGATTTAGTTGCCGTTTGCTCTTTTACTGGCTATACTGCCGAGCAGAGGGCAACTTTTAAACGAGCGAATTTATAGTGAATGCAGTTAATTATTCTCATTGCTGCCCTTATCGTTAGTTGGCTGATATTTACCTGGTTGGTTAAGGTATTGAAAGCCAGTATCGGTACGGCATTTTCTATTGCGATCGTCGTTCTGATTTTACAGCTAGCCTTTGGGATCGCTCCCCAAGAACTTTGGCAACAAATCATTGACCTTCCGCAAGCGATTCAACAGGTTTTTAGCAAGTAAGGCGACGGGTTTGTCAAAATAGGGAGAAGAGAAGACACACGCTAAGGAGCTAAAGATCGACTCATGCGAGTTCTACACACCATGTTGCGCGTTGGCAACCTAGAAGAGTCCCTAAAGTTCTATTGCGACGTTCTGGGGATGAAATTGCTGCGTCAGAAAGACTATCCAGGCGGACAGTTTACCTTAGCTTTTGTGGGGTACGGCGACGAAGCAGACACTGCGGTCATCGAATTGACCTATAACTGGGGAGTTGATAAGTATGACCTGGGGAATGCTTACGGTCATATCGCGATCGGAGTTGATGATATTTACGCAACCTGCGAGAAAATTAAAGAGCGTGGCGGTAAAGTGACGCGGGAACCCGGTCCGATGAAACATGGTTCGACGGTAATTGCCTTTGTAGAAGACCCTAATGGTTATAAGATCGAGCTAATTCAATTAGGCACCCAAGGTTCGGCTCAACAGCAAGAAGCATTGAGTTCGCCAGTCAGCGATTGAAATCGCCGCCCCATATCTAAAGTCGTCTAAAGACGACTGGATAAGCGTTTAAGTCAATTTTAACTGCGATCTTGCACCATTCTCAACAACTGCTGTTGTCATTAATTTCCTGGCCGAGCGAAAAAGTCTTCTAGAGAAGACCCGATCGGAATTTCAGTCGATTTTAATCGAGTTGAGCTTTGAGCCTAGAACTAAAGTTCTAGGCGTTGATGCTTAAAGTTTTACCTAGTAATCATTTAGTCTTATAGGCAATAACTTTTGCGATCGCGCAAGAAAATTCATTCCCTCATAGCTCACTTGAGATTTAAATCCTGAGGGAGTTTTCGCGTTCCTACTCTCCTAGAGGGTAGTGCTAAACAACTCTAAGACTTGTTTCCAAGCATCTTCTGCTGCTTGTTGGTTGTAGCTTGCCCGCTGGTCGCAGAAAAAGCCATGATCGGCTCCAGGATAGCGAAAGACGCGGTGGGGAATATTGTATTTTTGTAATGCGGCTTCGATTTTGTCTACCTCTTCGATGGGAATGCTAGCATCTTCCATGCCGAAGAAAGCATAGATCGTTCCTTTAATCTCTGGCGTTCGGGTTACGGTAGGTTCTCCGTCTCCAGGCGACCAAGTGGTAATTCCTGCGCCATAAAAGGAGGCTGTTGCTTTAATATCGGCTAAGGTTGCTGCTAAATAGGCAACGTGTCCCCCAAAGCAAAAGCCGATGCAGCCAACGCCAGTACGCTTGACTTGGGGTAAGGTGTAAAGATAGTCGATTGCGGCTTGGATATCGTTCAGCAATTCTGAAGCTTTGGTTTGATTTTTGTAGACTCTGCCGATTTCGATGTCTTTTTCGGTATATCCCGTTTCAAAACCGGGTGCTTGACGCTGATAGATGGCAGGCGCGATCGCAACGTACCCTTCTTTAGCAAATCGTCGGGTAATATCGCGGATATGATCGTTAACTCCGAATATTTCTTGAATGACGACTACGGCAGGAAAGGTACCTTCGCCTTGTGGGGTAGCGAGATAGGCATCGATGGCTAGATCCTCATTTTTGATTTGTACGCGCTCGGTTTGAATTTCCAACATTGTCAATCTCGGTTTCTCCAAACTATATTTTAATTAATTACTAATCGGCAAACCTAACCAATCGCTCAATTCATAAGCAATCCAGTCCAATTCCGGTTCGGATAAAGGAAAATCCAGTCGATATTTCTGGGTTCCTGCCCAAATAATCAGAGATGGGGGAATGCTAACGCGATCGCCATCTGAGTCTTTTGTGTACGAAAGATTTGTCCGCTGCAATTTGTTAATAGCTTGGCGTGGAAAAGAACGAGATTGCCGATATCTAAAACCAAAAAGCTCTTTTGCCAGAGAAATTTTTTCGCGATCGATATGGAGTATATTTCGTCCAAATAAACTAAAGAGAATTTTAAGGATCATACTGATACCCGCTGCCCAAAAAGGAAGAGAAAATAAAGCAAAAAATAGATTGCCTGGAGATGGGGCTGTGAGTGCCATAGATGTCCAGAAAAAAATGAATGAATTCCAGGCGATCGCGAATGCTCCTAGAAATACTAATCCTGGATGAAATCCTTCTGCTGGAACGATTAATTCAAATTTTTCACTATCCTTATACAGTATAATTTTACTTCCAAAAGGTTGGCTAATTTCTGAGGGAGTCAGGGGAACTAGCTGAGAGCTTTCTAGGGCTTCTAAAGCTTGCAAAGCTTGCTCTGCCGATTGAAAACGTCTTTCTAAACTTGGTTCGGTCATTCGCCGCAACC
It includes:
- a CDS encoding alpha/beta fold hydrolase, which codes for MQTIAQHLSPTAFEKLTWIWEGNKIRYTVMGDGQPLLLIHGFGASIGHWRKNLPVLAEAGYRVFALDLLGFGGSDKPAREYTVELWGQQIRDFWEAHIQEPTVLVGNSIGGLLCLQVMAEYPEIAAGGVLINSAGGLNHRPDELNPPLRLVMGIFTKLVSSPLTGKFIFDNIRQKHRIRNTLFQVYSDRAAVTDELVDMLYEPSCDPGAQQVFAAVLTAPAGPTPRELLPRVQQPLLVLWGENDPWTPISGAKIYQEFAQNGGDVEVYPIANAGHCPQDEKPEIVNQAILQWLSRR
- the gloA gene encoding lactoylglutathione lyase; this encodes MRVLHTMLRVGNLEESLKFYCDVLGMKLLRQKDYPGGQFTLAFVGYGDEADTAVIELTYNWGVDKYDLGNAYGHIAIGVDDIYATCEKIKERGGKVTREPGPMKHGSTVIAFVEDPNGYKIELIQLGTQGSAQQQEALSSPVSD
- a CDS encoding IS982 family transposase, producing the protein MTDIVSRLDITQIFCEVDDFYQTFERHWLSIPLLTAQSGERLCRSRLSLSEVMTIVIAFHGSGYRTFKEFYLRQVLPGWRKAFPHLVSYTRFVELMPWSLMLLCYFVQTRRGEVTGISFIDSTPIEVCHPCRSKSHRVFEGLVGWGKNSVGWHYGFKLHLIINQRGELLAFKLTPGNTDDRKPVPDLTQDLIGKLFGDRGYISQELFEQLYQRGLELITRRKKKMKQQLVRLIDKILLRKRALIETVNDQLKNISQIEHSRHRSVWNFLVNLLAGLIAYTYLPKKPSLDLEPSGLPALPPAVF
- a CDS encoding DUF1640 domain-containing protein produces the protein MSVTVEQDLKEVLARIDSKLDKLDSKLEQKIDNLQKDVSDIKLELATTKGNAKASEEKLSGQIKALDEKLSGQIKALSEKTDGLSKRLDSTEFINRGIFVGLILAILGGFAKLFGLVGNP
- a CDS encoding dienelactone hydrolase family protein; this translates as MLEIQTERVQIKNEDLAIDAYLATPQGEGTFPAVVVIQEIFGVNDHIRDITRRFAKEGYVAIAPAIYQRQAPGFETGYTEKDIEIGRVYKNQTKASELLNDIQAAIDYLYTLPQVKRTGVGCIGFCFGGHVAYLAATLADIKATASFYGAGITTWSPGDGEPTVTRTPEIKGTIYAFFGMEDASIPIEEVDKIEAALQKYNIPHRVFRYPGADHGFFCDQRASYNQQAAEDAWKQVLELFSTTL